The segment ATGCCTCCGCGTGGCTCTGGGTGCACTTCCTCGCGCACGAGCAGCCGGCGCGCTTCGGCAAGTGGCTCACATTGCTGGCCCAGGGAGAGGGCTCGCGCGCCACATGGGACGCGACCTTCGGGGACCTGGATGCGCTGCGGAAGGGTGTGCGCCGGCATGCCTCGCGCGAGCGGCATGTCCCTCGCGCGTCACCGCTCCCCGCGGTCGCCGAGGAGGTCACCGTGCGCGCGCTCGGCGCCGCCGACGGCCACGTCCTGCGCGCGCGGGTCCTGCTGCATGCGCCAGGGAGGGACGCTCGCGAGGAGGCGCTCGCCGAGGTCCAGCGGGCCCTGGGCGAAGCGCCGACCCACGTCGACGCGGCGACGCTTGCCTCGCGCTTGTCGGAGGACACACCGGAGCATCTCCAGCGAGCCCATACGCTGGTGCGAGACCACCCCGAGGACGCGCGCGCCTGGATGCTGTTGGCGGAGCTGCTGGACCCGTCCCTCGAGCCGGGCGCGCAAGCGGATGCGCGACGACGCGCGGCCAGCCTGGTCCGCGATGACGTCTCCACCCTCGTGCGCGTCGCCGACAGCTACAACGCGACGAACCACCTGGAGGAAGGCCTGCCCACGGCCCGCCGCGCCCTGGAACTGGACCCTCGCAGCCCCGCCGCGCTGACGTCCCTGGCCTCCCTGTCCTTCCGCTTCGAGGGCTGCTCCGAGGCGAAGCGTCTCCAGTTCCAGGTCCGGGACCTGCTCGACGGGTCCACCACCGCCGACTTCCGCGAGGCGATGGAGCAGCGGCTGCGCACCTTCGAGCGCAAGTGCAACGCCCACCCGCCGCGCCCGTGAGCCCCAGGCGCCAGCGGTGACACGCCGCGGTGCGAACAGGCACGATTCATACTTGACCACTCGTCCAACAATCGTTACTTGAACGCTCGTCCAAAAACGACGCGGTCCGCGAGGCCGTGTCCGGAGCATTCATGGGGCGACCCAAGACATTCGACGAGGACGCGGTGTTGGACCGCGCCATCGAGCTGTTCTGGACGACGGGCTATCACGCCGTGTCGGTCCGGGACCTGGAGGAAGGCACGGGGGTGCTGAAGGGCAGCCTCTACGCAGCCTTCGGTGACAAGCGCGCGTTGTTCCTCGCCACCTTGCGTCGGTACGCGGACAACAGCGCGCGAGAGATTCGCGAGCTGCTGACGCACGGGAAGGACGCCCGGGCGGGGTTGGAGCACTACCTGCGGGTGCGCGGGAAGGACTGCACGGGCCCATCGAGGGGGCGGGGGTGCCTGCTCGCGAACACCGCGGCGGAGGTGGCGCCGCACGACCCGGAGGTCCGCGCCGTGGTGGGTCAGTCCTTCGAGAAGCTGGCGGCGGCCCTGGCGCCCGCGCTGCGCGAGTCGCAGGAGCAGGGGCTCATC is part of the Myxococcus fulvus genome and harbors:
- a CDS encoding TetR/AcrR family transcriptional regulator → MGRPKTFDEDAVLDRAIELFWTTGYHAVSVRDLEEGTGVLKGSLYAAFGDKRALFLATLRRYADNSAREIRELLTHGKDARAGLEHYLRVRGKDCTGPSRGRGCLLANTAAEVAPHDPEVRAVVGQSFEKLAAALAPALRESQEQGLISRRHDARELAAHLVVLVQGMSVVGKTEPDSALIRSSLRFALSLLEPDTPEKSR